A window of Cellulomonas sp. SLBN-39 genomic DNA:
TGGCCGCGCGTCATGACCAGCCCCGGTGCGAGCTGCGGGCGGAACTTGGCCGGGAGGATGAGCCGGCCCTTGTCGTCCAGGCGCGGTGTGTACGTCCCGAGGAACGGCGCGGACGAGCCGAAGGCGCCGGACTGCTCATGGCTCACCCCGCTCCTTCCTCGGGCCCCCTGACGGACCCCGTGCGCACGCGCCCCGGACCCGCGGGAGGGAGCTGAGGACCCCTCCGTCGCGCCCTGGCGGGCCCGTCCGGCGGAGCTCGCGGAGCGGCCCTCTCGACGGCCCGCTCCCACGCCCTTCCACGTGCCTCCACGGTACTCCACTTCCCTCCACATCCGCCGATCGGGAAACCGAAGTTCACCCGTTCTTGCAGCGTCGGTCCAGGTCAGAGCGGTGGAGTGAAGTGGAGGGGCCTTCGCGTCACAGCGCGTCACACCCCCGTGTCAGGAGGGGGCATAACAGGCCGTACGGGGGTGCGCCGGGAGGAACCGGGCACGCCTGCAGGAGGTTCGGTGAGGACGTCGTGAGCACTTCTCACCCGCCCCGCCCGGCGGTGGGGCGAAGTGGAGGAGCGGAGATCGCCGTGGCGGGGCGCGTCCTTGCGTACGCTCAGGGACAGTCGTCGGAGGAGTCGCACCATGCAGGCACTGCCGTCCCCCGACGAGCTCGACGAGCTCGTCTCCACCACCGTGCGCCTGCGCACCTCGATCGAGCAGGTGATCACCGGACGCCCCGCGCTGGTCCGCGTCGCGCTCGCCGTGCTGCTCGCCGAGGGCCACCTGCTGCTGGAGGACGTGCCCGGCGTCGGCAAGACGACCCTCGCCAAGGCGATCGCCCGCAGCATCGACGCCCCCGTGGGCAGGATCCAGTTCACGCCGGACCTGCTGCCGAGCGACCTGACGGGGGTGAACATCTTCCGCGCGCAGACGCACGAGTTCGAGTTCCGCCCCGGGCCCGTCTTCGCGCACGTCGTCATCGGCGACGAGATCAACCGGGCCTCGCCCAAGACGCAGTCGGCGCTGCTGGAGTGCATGCAGGAGGCGCAGGCCACCGTCGACGGCCGCACCTACCCCCTGCCGCGCCCCTTCCTCGTCGTCGCGACCCAGAACCCCGTCGAGATGGAGGGCACGTACCCGCTGCCCGAGGCGCAGCGGGACCGCTTCATGGCGCGCCTGACCGTCGGCTACCCGAGCGTCGAGTCCGAGCTGGAGATGCTCGAGCAGCAGGAGAGCTCCGACCCGCTCGACCGCGTGCGCCCCGTCACCGACGCCCCGCACGTCGCGCGCCTCATCGCGACGACCCGGCGCCTGTACGCCGCGCCCACCGTCAAGCGGTACGTGGTCGACCTCGTCGGCGCGACGCGCGAGGACCCCGGGCTGCGCCTGGGCGCCTCGCCCCGCGCGGCCATCCAGCTGCTGCGCGCCGCCAAGGCCCTCGCCGCCATGGACGGCCGCGACCACGTGCTGCCCGACGACGTGCAGGAGCTCGCCGTCGCCGTCCTCGCGCACCGCCTGCTGCCCAGCACCGAGACCCGCCTGTCGGGGCGCACCACGCAGGACGTCGTCACCGACGTCGTCGCCCGGGTGCCCCTCCCCCGCGCCGAGCAGCCCCGCCCCCGGCGGGCGCTCGGCTGATGAGCCTGCGCCCGACGCCGCGCGGCTGGGCCCTGCTGGCCGGCGCGGTCGTCACGTTCCAGCTCGGCGTGTGGCTCGGGTCGATCGACCTGGTCCGCATCGGCCTGCTGCTCACGGCCCTCGTGGTCACCGCCCTCCTCGTGGCGCTGCTGCGCGACCCCGCGCGCGGGCGGCGGCGCCTCGACGTCGTCCGCTCCGTCGCGCCGAACCCCGTGCACGCCGGCGAGGAGACGCAGGTCCGTGTGGAGGTGGTCGCGTCCGACGGCGCCGGTCGGGCCCGTCTCGCCGGGCTCCGGCTCGCCGAGCAGGCCGCGGTCGAGCTGTCCGGGGGGCGCCCGCTGCGCGCCCGCGTCGCGCGCACCCCCGACCGGGTGACGGTCCGCTACCCCGTGCGGGCCGCGCAGCGCGGACGGTGGCCGCTCGGGCCGCTCGTCGTCACGCGCACGGACGTCTTCGGCGTCGTGCGCGCACGTTCCACGCTCGGCGGCGAGTCCGAGGTCGCCGTCTGGCCCGCCGTCAGCGCGCTGCCCGCGCCGGCTGACGTGCTCGTCGGCGAGCCGGACCGGGTCGCGCTCGGCGCGCGCACCCCCTCGACCGACGACGCCAACCTGCGGGACTACCGGGAGGGCGACGACCTGCGCCGTGTGCACTGGCGCAGCTCCGCCCGACGCGGCGCCCTGCTGGTGCGGTCCGACGAGCGGGCCGGCCTGCGGCCGGTGTCCGTGCTCGTCGACCTGCCCGTGCGCAGCAGCGCCGCCGAGTGGACCGTCTCGATGGCCGCGTCGATGGCGCTGGCGATGCTCGACGGCGGGCACCGCGTCCGGCTCGTCGGGTCCGCCGTCGGCGCCCGCCCCCAGGACGGCCTCCGGGGCGGCGCGACACCGTTCCTGCACGCGACCGCCGGCACGGGGGCCCGCGCCGGGCTGCTCGACCTCACCGTCGACCTCGAGGCGCCCCGCACCCAGCAGGAGGCCGACGCCCGGCTGCTGGACGCCGCGCACCTGCTCGACACCAGCGACGCCGCCGGGCAGATCGTGCTCGCCGTCCTGGGCCCGGCGTCGCACGCGGCCCGTGGCGCGCTGGCCCACATCGGTGACGCCACGCAGGGCTGGGCCCTCGTGCGCGGCGACGCACGCGGGCTCGACGCGAACGAGGCGCACCACACCGCGCAGGCCCTGCGCCGCGCCGGGTGGCGGGTCGCCGCCGCCGAGGCGGGCGAGGACCCGGTCGCCTGCTGGCTGCGCCTGCTCGGGGCGGGGCGATGAACGCCGCCGCCGGCCCCGAGCGCGGGCTGCGCGCCGTCGCGGGCACCGTGCTGTGCGTCGCGGCCACCTGGGCGAGCCTGCTCGCCCTGGGCGGGCTCGTCGAGGGCAGCCGCTGGTACACGGTCGCGTGCACCGCGGTGCTCGTCGTCGCGACGTCCACCGCTCTCGCGCGAGCCGTGTCCCGCACGTGGTGGCTGCCCACGCTGGTGGGCGGCCTGGTCGCCGCTGTCGGCCTCGTGCTGCGCTACGGCTCCCCGCCCGGACGCCCGCAGTTCGTGCCCGACCTCGACGCGGTCGCCCGCGCGTGGGACGTCGCCCGCGAGGGGGTGCGGGTCGTCAACGACTCGTACGTGCCGATGCCCGACGTGCGGCCGGGCGAGATGCTCCTCGTCCTCGGCGCGGTCGGCGTGGTGCTGCTCGTCGACGCGGCCGTGCTGGCCGTGCGCGTCCCGGCGCTGGCCGGCGTCGCGCTGCTCGCGCTGTGGGTGCCGGCGGTCCTGCTCGGGTTCCCCGCGGGCGCGCTGCCCCTGGCGCTGACCGGCCTGGCGTACCTCGCCCTCCTCGCGTTCGGCGCGGCGCCG
This region includes:
- a CDS encoding DUF58 domain-containing protein — its product is MSLRPTPRGWALLAGAVVTFQLGVWLGSIDLVRIGLLLTALVVTALLVALLRDPARGRRRLDVVRSVAPNPVHAGEETQVRVEVVASDGAGRARLAGLRLAEQAAVELSGGRPLRARVARTPDRVTVRYPVRAAQRGRWPLGPLVVTRTDVFGVVRARSTLGGESEVAVWPAVSALPAPADVLVGEPDRVALGARTPSTDDANLRDYREGDDLRRVHWRSSARRGALLVRSDERAGLRPVSVLVDLPVRSSAAEWTVSMAASMALAMLDGGHRVRLVGSAVGARPQDGLRGGATPFLHATAGTGARAGLLDLTVDLEAPRTQQEADARLLDAAHLLDTSDAAGQIVLAVLGPASHAARGALAHIGDATQGWALVRGDARGLDANEAHHTAQALRRAGWRVAAAEAGEDPVACWLRLLGAGR
- a CDS encoding MoxR family ATPase; protein product: MQALPSPDELDELVSTTVRLRTSIEQVITGRPALVRVALAVLLAEGHLLLEDVPGVGKTTLAKAIARSIDAPVGRIQFTPDLLPSDLTGVNIFRAQTHEFEFRPGPVFAHVVIGDEINRASPKTQSALLECMQEAQATVDGRTYPLPRPFLVVATQNPVEMEGTYPLPEAQRDRFMARLTVGYPSVESELEMLEQQESSDPLDRVRPVTDAPHVARLIATTRRLYAAPTVKRYVVDLVGATREDPGLRLGASPRAAIQLLRAAKALAAMDGRDHVLPDDVQELAVAVLAHRLLPSTETRLSGRTTQDVVTDVVARVPLPRAEQPRPRRALG